The stretch of DNA CGGCTTCTTGTTGCGTGGTTTTTCCCTGTTCGCGAAGAGCGACGATCATGGGATAGTTTTGGCCAGGGTGGTATTCAGGCGGCAGTATCACGGTGTAGTTCACAGCCGGTTCCTCCTCTTGGGCGGGAAGGGCGACTTCAAACGGCGCTCCCACGACGGCCTGGGGAGTTTTTACAGCGGAGGGGAGCAACGGTAGGATTCGCGCGATGCTGGCCGCATCGATTCCTTCCAGCTCATCCAACTCAACCAGGATTTCCTGTCGCCGATAAGCCTCAGCGGGAAGTACGGCCAAGTACTCCATGACCAACTCCCGCGCTTTCCACAACCGCAGCGCGCGGTCCAAGTCGGTCTCGGCGTAACTGCTGCCTACGACCATCCCGGAAATTGCTAGCGCCAATTGTTCATCAGCAGGCAGGCCACCATCTTTGGCATACAGAAAAAAGGACTCTAACCGGTCCATCGTGGAAATATTGAATTCTGCAATCAGCGAATCGGCAAGTTTGTTCACAGCCTCCGCGTGGTCTTTATTGCTTAAGTCATTGGGGAGTTCATGAATTTTGGTGACAAACAGTTCGCGCTGCTGCTTTTTATTTTCGTAGTCAGCCGTCATTTCGGTGACGTCACGTAGAATTGAACGGCTCACATCCTCGGAGGGAAATTTGAGCGTGCTCTGGTAAACGAGTTGGTGTTGCCCGGCGGCGCGTCGCAAGCTGAGTTCGTCGAGCAATTGCTTGGCCTGCATTTGCGTTAATTGCAAACGCACATCCTTCACGTTGTCGGCGAATTCGGGAAAATCCTTTTCAATTGCGACCAATTCCTGCTTGGCGTCGCGGTACATTTGGGCTTGCAAATAGAAACGGACGATGGCCATGCGGTGGTCGGGATCATCCGGCTTCGTCGCTTTTTCGAGGAGGGCCGCCAACGTTTTTCGAGGCAGGGAACTCGTGGCCATTCCCGAGTCCCATCGATGATTCATCCCTTCAAGTTTTAAGTAATCGGGACTGATTTCGGTAATCGCCTGAATCACCACACGTTCTTTGCCGCCGGCGTTGATCGTGATCTGCCGTCGGCCCCATTCGTCGAAGGGGGTCACCTTGAGGAACCGCCCGATCTGTTGAATGGCCACCGCGCCGCTACGGCCATGTTGCGGAAGTTTGAAGACCTGATTCTGCCCGCCCATCTGGTCCGCTACAAATTCAGCAACTTGCGTCCGCGGGACAAAGTAGCGAGCCAAACCGGTGTCGACCATTGTGACGTTATAAACCGTCGTCGGCCCCCGGTTTTTGCCTCCTCTGGGCCCCGTGCCGAGTCCGAAGAGCGGCGTCGAGCGACCTTCAAATCGGGTTCCGTTCTTGAGCGTGACTTCATCGGCAGCCAAATGCGAGAGGCAGACCCCGCACAATCCGGCGAGCACAATCACTCGCAGCGGGGTTGCGAGCGCGGTGAAACACGTCATCGACACACCTCTTTATCGTATGAATGCAAACAAGCGGGTCGAGCTACAAACCCGGGTCGCCAAGCCCTTGCCGGGGTGACTTTAGCAATCGCCTACTCTTATTGTGACCCGATGCCCAACGGCATCAAGTCTTTTTTCGGGGCTGGGAGACGAAATTATCTCAAATTCGCCGGCTAGTAACGTCGGACCGGGAGCCCGTATCACTTGATTTCGGCGGCCAATGCAACGAAGTCGAAGCGGTTTCGCCACAGCCGGAATTGCCGATGTAACCGGAACGCTCCAACAGCTGTCCCCACGACTTTTTCAGCAGATCAGTCGAATCTCGTTTCGAATTGATGGAGACCGACTCCAGCTGCCTATAAAAATAAATTGGGGAATGTTTCACGCAGGTAGGCTAATGCGTAGGGAAAGGCAAACCACAATGCGGCGATCACAGCGGCAATGATCGCCAAATACACAATCAACCCAGCTCCACCGAGCAAGGAATCACGGAAACGCCGCAGTCCACGCCAACGACGGTACCAGCGTTCCTCGCGGTCAATACGATCATACAAATGGTTGAATTGTTCTTGTTTTTGCGCGGCTCGTTTTTTGATGAGTTTTTGCTCGACGATTTCCAAGAATTCCGGAAACGATGCCAAGGGAGCATAGGCGGCGTCCGCCGAGGTTTTGCCTTTGGCGCGGGTGCTGATATTTCCCGCCTTGAGTTGTTGTTGCACCTGTGCTGTGCGGAGTTTGGAAACAATTTTTTTGCCTTGCGAATCGCGGTACTGCACGTACCACCATTCTCCCGAGGTGGACTTTTGACTGCCGGAAGTCACGGGACGCATAGACGACGAACTACTCGGCTTAACAGGCCGACGCCGTTCGCGTGGTTTCGGCGTTGCCGCACCTGGTGAGGGAGTCGGACTGGGCTGCGACGATGGGGCCGATGATCGCCGTGCACGCGGAGTATGCCGAGCGGATCGGGACGTCGATGGCGAGACAACCGCCTCTTCGGCAAAGCTGAGTGTCTCCACGTCCATTTGCAGGCTGTCGAGGTCGTTGATCAGATCAGTACAGGTTTGATAACGGTGACTGGGATCTTTCGCCAACGCTTTGTCGATGATCAAATCCAACCGCTCCGGAACAGCCGGATTGACCCGCCGCGCCGATTTGAAAATGCCGCGTTCCTTGGCCGTGATGATCTCCAGCGTCGAATCTCCCTCAAAGGGGTGCGCGCCGGTGACACAATAATAAAGCATGCACCCCAGGGCATAGATGTCGCTGCGGCCGTCGACATATTTGGCGTTACGCGCCTGTTCGGGCGGCATGTAATAGGGGGTGCCCAAACCTGTGCCGCTTTGCGTCATCGACATATCATCGTCGAGCGCCTTGGCTAACCCCAGATCGGCCACTTTCACGATCCCCGACTTTGTGACCAGCACGTTGTCCGGTTTGATATCGCGGTGAATGATGTTCAGTTCATGCGCGTGTTCCAATGCTTCGGCGCACCGGATTGCGACGTGTACCGCATCGCCGATCTCGATGCGCGCGAGTTTTTTCATCCAATCGTGCAGGCTCCGCCCGTCAATGAATTCCATCGCCACGTAGTGGATGCCATCCGCCTCGCCAACGGCATAACCGCGCACAACGTGAGGGTGATCCAACTTGGCCATGCTGCGGGCTTCTCGGTAAAACCTTTCGATGAAAGATTTCTTGGAAGCCAATTGCTTGGAAAGTGTTTTGAAAGCAACTTTTCGGTCCAGGCTGACCTGATGGGCTAAAAAGACTTCGCCCATTCCGCCTTTCCCCAACCGTTTGAGAAGCTTGAAGTCGCCGATTTGGGTGGACTTCTTTTTCTTGGGCGTTGGTTTGTCCGCCATTGCTGGGGCTGGCCGTTTGGATTTAGGTTTGTTGATCTTACGTGGCGTTTTCGCCTCGTCTTGCGCGTGATTCGTGTCGTCCAATGTCCGTTCAGCAGTCTGGCGAGCGGCGGCATCATGCGCCGCAGCCTCCGCATCCGATCGCCCGGAGCGTGAAGCGCGGTCTCCCGGTGCTCGGCGGCAATGATGATAATTTCGCATGAGTCCCTCACTCGACGACACTCATTGAACCGATCAAAAACGCGGCACCTTCCCCGCGCCGGAAGGCGATTCGAAAATGATAGACTCAGAAATGAACAACGGTCAAGATGATGTGTACCGCGACGTGAAAAGATTGACCTCGCCCATTATCATGGTTTCGCCGATGCGTTGCAAACGATTTTGACGGCGGATCACCATTTCGGAACCAGGTTTTCGATTTGTTTACCTGTCTCCCCTCAATTGATCCGCCCCTTTTCGTTGTTTTTACGATACACTGCAACCATTTTTTCAGCTGCTGCAGAATCCTCCGCCCAGCAGATTCTGTTATATTCGCAACTTCAAATAGTCCTCTGTCCACCAACGACTACGCCCACAATGGGAGAATGCACGCTATGCCGGCCACGAGCCCGCTCACTGACGAACAAAAACGAATCGTCACCTCCTGCCTGATGGTCCTGGCGGCAGTCGCCATTGCCGGTGTGTTGATTTTTACGCGGTCGGTGATGGTCCCCTTTGTGATCGCGATCTTTATCGTTTCGATCGTTTCGCCAATTGTGGACTACCAAGTGATTCGCCTCAAATTTCCGCGTTCAATCGCTGTCACGGTTGCCCTGTTGCTTGTGTTGGCGTTTGTCTCGATCTTTAGCCTGTTTGTCTTTGGCGCTGTCCAGCGCGTCGGCACCGCTGCCTCGAACTACAGCAGCACCGTCGAAGGTCTCGGCCAGGAATTTGGGAACAATATTGCCGAGATGTTTGGGATCGAAGAACGGCGTGTCACGCAAATCATCAACGGGTTGGCTGCCGATGTGGCGAAAAGTATTCCAAACATGGCCCAGCGCACTGCTGGAACCGCTGTCGATGTGCTCTCGTCAGGATTCTTTGTGTTGATCTTTGTGATCTTTCTCTTAGCAGGCCGCAATCCACACGTCATTCGCAAAGGTATCTATGCCGAAATTGACCAGAAGATCCGCGCGTACATTTCCACCAAAGTTGCCCTATCGGCTTTCACTGGGATTGTCGTCTGGGGCATTCTGGAATACTACGAACTGAAGTTCGCCGGCATCTTTGGTTTATTGGCCTTCATGCTGAATTTCATCCCCTCGATCGGCTCAGTGATTGCTACGCTGCTGCCGATCCCCGTGGCCTTCGTGCAATTTCGAGCCACCGAAGACCCACACCCACTCGAATGGGCCTCCCTTCTAGGCGTCATCCTCTGGCCCGGTCTAGTGCAAATGCTGGTGGGCAACGTGGTCGAACCCAAATTGATGGGCCGTGGCTTAGAACTGCACCCGGTAACCGTCGTGCTCATGCTGGCATTCTGGGGCTTGCTCTGGGGGGCGATTGGCGCGATCTTGGCCGTGCCGATGACCGCTGTGCTGCGAATCGTGCTCATGCGGTTCGATGCGGGCAAACCGATCGGCCGCCTCTTGGCGGGCGAGTTACCCGGCTCGACGCTGACCGAGAATGCCTAACACACCGTGACAAAACGGATCGCCAACGTTGCCGGTCAATTCGACCGCAGTCGCGGGTCGGTGGCGTGCTGCAAACCTTCGCCGATGAGGTTATAGGCCAACACAGCCAGAAAAATAGCCATACCGGGATAGAAGGTCATCCACCACATATCGAGATTGTTTCGCCCGGTCTGCAACATCGTGCCCCAACTCGGATTAGGGGGCGGAGTGCCGAACCCTAAAAAGCTCAGCCCCGCTTCGATAAGAATCGCTGAGGCGATCCCGAACGAAATGGGCACCAACACCGGTGCCATGGCATTGGGCAGAATGTGCCGGAAGACAATCCGCAACGGCTTGTAACCCATGGCCCGCGCCGCGGAGACAAATTCGGTCTGTTTGAGTTTCAAAAATTCCGCGCGCGTCAATCGCGCAATGCCCGTCCAACCGGTGCAGCCAATCACGGCCATGACATGCCAAATCGTCGGGCGATCAATGATGGCAATCAGCGCCAGAATCAACACCAACGTCGGCACGCACATGACAACCTCGATGAGCCGACTGACAATCATGTCGGTCCAGCCTCCCAGATAGCCGGCCAATGCGCCGACGGTGATTCCGATGGTGGAAGCAATCCCCATCGAAACAAATCCCACCAACAGTGCAATCGTCGTCCCGTGCACCATCTGAGCGAAGATATCCACGCCGCGGGTGTCGGTGCCGAAAATGTTGTATCGATTCGGCGTCCCTTTATCGCGCGACGGATTTTCCGGCTGCCCGGGCATTTCCCCTTCACGGATCCGACGAAACGGATCTTGATAAACCAACGGCCAAATGGCCCAACTGAGGGGATCTTTTTCTTTCAAGTTGACGGGATACCGTTTACGAAAGCGATCCTTTTGAAAGACCGGGTTCTCCCAAGTGTTTTTGAAATACCCCATCGCCGGGAAATAGATGTGTCCCTTGTATTTGCAGACAATCGGTTTGGTGCCGGCGATCGCCGGGGCAAACAGCGCAACGAAGGCCATAAAGCAGACGAAATAAAACGCCGCCATCGACGTTCCCCGGCGACGGAAACGGGACCAGGCCTCTCTCCAAAATCCAACCGATTTGGAAACCTTGATTTCCGGTGGCATTGACGTCGGTTCACTCATGGAAACGCAATTGTGCTCAAAAAAATGAAATTGAAGCCGTTTAGTTCAACCGAATCCGCGGATCGACAACCGCGTACAAGATGTCAGCCAATAATTGTCCGGCCAATGTGAGAATCGCGAACATCAAAGTCAATCCCATAATCAGAGGATAGTCCCGTGATGTCAGCGACAGGAAATACAACTGGCCCATGCCGGGCCATTGAAAAATTCGTTCGAGGATCACCGCTCCACCCAACAGTCCCGGCAATGTCATGCCAATCATCGTGACCAGCGGAATCAATGTGTTGCGAAAGGCATGATGCAACACAATCGATGAGGGGCCGACTCCTTTGGCTTTGGCGGTGCGGACGTAATCTTGTCGAATGACCTCTTGCATGTTGGCGTTGATAAATCGCGAATAGTAGGCGAGCGAACCGTAGGTGTAACAAATGATCGGCATCAGCGCATGCATCATAATGTCTTTGGCTTTGCCGAACGTGTCCAGCGTGTCATACGTCTCCGTAGTCGTCATGCCATACAACGGCAGCCAGCCCAATTTGACGGAGAGATAAATCTGCAAAAACAAAGCCGCCACGAACGCCGGAAACGAGTACAGCATGTAGAGCGAGATGCTCATCACCCGTTCGTCCATTTTGCCGATGCGGACCGCTCCGACCAGCCCCATCGGGATGGACAACATATAGGCCAGCAGCAGCGAACTGATGGAGAGGATCAGCGTCGGCGCCACGTGCTCCCCGATCACCGTCGTCACCGGTTTTTTCCACGACAGCGACCGCCCCAGATCTCCCTGCACCAAATTGCCCACCCATTGCACATAGGCTTGCGGCCAGGGTTTGTCGAGACCGTAGGACTTTTTCATCCGCTCATACTCGAGCGGGCTGATGACTTTGCTGGGATCGACCATGGAGAGGTCCATCGTCAATGGATCGCCCGGCATGTTGCGGATCAACGCAAAAATGATGAACGTGATCAGCACCAACGTGAGGGCACCCAGCAGCAGCCGTCGGATGATGTAGCTTACCATACAACTTTCAGGGGACGATAATCTTTGACCGAAGAGAAACAGGGATTCAGAGCACAGGCAAGTTGCGCGGGCTCAATGCATGGCTGGTTTATAGATGCTGCCGAAACCCGGCCCGTAGTTATACGGACCCCGTGGGCTAAAGCTATAGCCTCGCAATTTCTTGTTGAACCCGTAGAACGAATTGCGGTAGTACAGCCAAGTGTAGGGCTGGTCCTCCCACAAGATCTTGTGAATCTTGGCGTAGATCGCCGCACGTTTTTCAGGGTCGAACTCCCGTTTGCCCTCTTCGAAAAGCTTGTCGATTTCCTTGTTGGCATAACTGCCGTAGTTCCGGCCGTTTTTGATGGCGTTTGTCGTCCAAATGTTGCTGCTCGTATCCGGATCGGCGCCGGTTCCCCAGCCGGCAAACGCAGCTTGGTAATCGTGCTTGAACATTTTTTCCATCAACACGGGAAACTCCAACGGCCGGACGTGACAAATGATCCCCAACTGATCCAAGTTCTCCTTGAGCAGTGTGCACATATCGATCCGTTCTTGTGCAGTCGCACACAAGATCGTGAACTCAAACTTCTGCAGCTTTCCGCCAATCATCTTGTCGCGGATCCCATCCCCATCGTTGTCGACCCAACCGGCCTCCTCCAACAAGTCTTCGGCCTTGTCGAAGTCTTGTTTGTACGGCGTAAGTTTTTCCTTGGGATACATCTTGGAATCGGGGTGAAACGGTCCCAGGCAGGGAGTGTTCAGGCCATAGAGCAGTGTGTTGAGCAATTCTTCGTGGTCGAACGCATAGGACATCGCCTTCCGCACACGTTTATCACTAAAGAAAGGCGTCTTCGTATTCCAGTTGAAGTGAAAGCTGACCCATTCCACGCCGGTGACTTTTGTATTGTGCTTATAAAAATCATCACCGTCGGTTTGCGTCATCCACAACTCGGGCAACAGTTCCATCTCTTCGATTTCGCCGTTCTTGAGCGCCAAAATAGCTGTGTTCGATTCTTCCAAAATCCGGAAACGAATTTCCTTGAAGTACGGCTTGGGGCGAACCTGCTTGCCTTTGTACATATAGTATTCTTCGCGGCGGGTCAGGACGATTTCCTGTTTGGGCTTGCGGTCGGAAATCACGTACGGTCCGCCGGTCACCGGCGCGTTTTCATGTTTCACATGATGCTTGCTATCTTGCAGCGTGTAATCTTCGTGCAACGACTCATCATAGATGTGCTTGGGGATTACGCTGAAGTTCAAATTCCATGTGTTGGTTGCCAGCGGCTCTTTGTGAAAATAGACCAGCGTCTGATCGTCATACGCCTCGATCCAACGAATTTGATCCGTTCCTGACCGTTGAGCGGGGACCGGTACTTTGGGGTTCATGATGGTTTGGAACGAAAACACGACGTCATGGGCAGTGATCGGCACGCCGTCGGACCAAACGAGGTCGTCGCGCATCACGACTTTGTCGTACTTCCCATCCTCGCTGGAATGCCACGACTTGACGGTGTCAGAGGAGGCCAACGGGTTGAAATCCCAATCGAAACCAAACAGACCAAAGCCTGTCAGTCCCGTGACATTGAATTCAATCGTAGAACTGACCAGCAAGGGATTCGTCGTTTTGACATCCCCGGTAGCACGGCGATAAATAGACGCGTCCCAATCGACATCGGAGTCCGATTCCGGCAGACGTCCCAAGGCGCTCAAGATTTTGGCGTTGTCTTCTTTGGATTTGTTCTTCAACGCCAGTGCTTCTTCGGTCGTGGCCAAGACTTCTTCATTGGCCTGCCGCAGTCGCAATAACTCCAGCGTGTCCAGCACCGGGCGCTCGACCCATTTGACCTTGGCGTCGAGTTCTTCCAGCGGCGGGGCATCGAACGGATGAAGCAGGATTTCCGGTTCAGCTTCGGTCTCAGTTGCTGTCGTGTCACCGGTGGTTGAAGCGGAATCGTCATCGCCACCCCAACAGCCGACTAAGCACATCGAGCAAACCGTAAACGCAAACAGCCACCCCAGGGAAAATCGTGAAAGCCTACTCATGCCTGCCAATCCTTTATCTACGCGGGATTCACCGCAACACGCGTCAATTCTGCGAGGTGCGGGTCGATCTCTCCATCCGGTCATTTGTTTTGAGACCGGCAACCAGTCTGGATTCTGGCAGAGACGTGGGATTCGGGCAACCCTAGAATCTAGGGAACTTGTAACGGCCACCAGACGGCCACAATCTGCATGATAAAAAGTGGATTCTCCACCGATTCATCCACCCACTCGCCCCCAACCGCGACAAGGAATCCGTATTGCCACTGCCCCACACATTTGCCGCACACCGTCCCTGGAGTGCCGAAACCACCCTCGACTTGAGCAAACACCCCCTACTGGATAACGCCTGGAAAAATTCGCAACGACTCTTGCAGCAGATCAGCGACCAACTGCGTGCGGCCGCACTGGATCCGCGGATTCTCACCGTGGCAGCCTCCGGCTCCTTAGGCCGCATGGAAGCAGTCGCCGGTTCCGACGCGGATTTGATCGTAGTGTTGAGCAACGAAATCACCACCGATTCGCCACAAGCCCAACAGGCCTGTGATTCTATCTGGGAGGCATTGGAAGCATTGCAGCTCCCCCACTCGCGGCGCGGCGGAATTTTTTCCATCCCCACCACGCCCGCCGCCCTCTGCAACGTCGACGCCCGTGGAAAAATTGACGAGGACATTCCCACGTTCGGAAAACGATTTCAATTGTTCTGCGACGCACAGCCAGTTTACGGCACGGTTGCCTATGAGCAATTGCTGTCTGATGTGATCCGCTGGTATACGGCAGCCACGCCGGGGGATGCCACAATTGCCTGGTGGCGGTATTTGTTGAATGATCTCCTACGGTATTACCGTTCGATGTGCGTCGCCGCTCAGTGGGATCAGTCGCACGGCGCTGGTTTTCAACGGATGCGCAACTTCAAACACGCCCATAGCCGCACGGTGATGTATGCGGCGATGTTGTGTCTGTTGGGAGAATGCAGCAGCGTTCAGCAAAACCCACTACAACAATTTCAGGCAATGTTGCGTCTCACGCCGCTGGAGCGATTGGCTTGGTCCTGCCCGTCAGCCCAAGAAGCCGACATGGCGGCGATCGCGACGATCTATGCCCGCTATCTGGAAAAGTTAGACGCCCTGACGTTTCGGCAATCGCTATTGGACGACAACCTCACCGAAGCTCATACCGCTGAGTGGACGCGATCAGGTCACGATTTGCGCAACGCGTTGTCTCGATTCCTTGATGAGCAACGGCAACAGTGGGACCCAGATTTTGCCACCGCATTGTGGCTATAGTGCACTGGGACTTTAGATCGCACACGCACCGTCAGCCATCGGTCCGTTTGGACACCATCGTAATGTGCCGCGCCTGCGCTGGATCAGTGTCGGGATAATCGTGGCGAAAGTGGACGCCGCGACTTTCGGTGCGCTGCCGGGCGGCTGCGATCATCAATTTGGCAGCGAGCATCATGTTTTGCAGTTCCCAACCCTCGGGAGAGGCAAACTCGCGACTGGCGACGTAGCGGTTCCAAAACTCGACGTTTTGTCCCGCTTCGTTTAAGTCGGAGTCATCGCGCTGGATGCCCACCTTACGCCACATTTCGCTGGTGAGCGAATTGCGGAGGTCCTTTAGATCGAGTTGATCCGTGTCATCGACGCTAACCGTCGGCCAATCGCTTTCCAACGGCAGTGCGCGGTATTGATCGGGAATCTCCGCGGCTTCGGCCGCCGCTCCGTGTCCCGCCAACCGACCGTAGACCACCCCTTCCAACAGGCTGTTCGACGCCAAGCGATTCGCACCGTGCAGTCCTGTGGAGGTGACTTCGCCAGCGGCCCATAGCCCCGGCAGTGTCGTTCGGGCATCTCGGTCGACGGTCACACCTCCGACCATGTAATGCGCGCCAGGGCGGACGGGAATCAGATCGTGAGCGATGTTCAACCCAAATTCCGCACAGACATCGCCGATATGGGGGAACCGCTCTTTGATCAGTTCCGGCGGCAAATGCGTGAGGTCGAGAAATACGTTGGGATGTTTGGTCTTTTTCATCTGCAGCGTAATCGCCTGGCTGACGACATCCCGCGGCGCCAGTTCCAACCGATCATCGTAGTCGGCCATAAAACGATGCCCGGTCGCGTCGCGCAAGTAGGCGCCTTCTCCACGAACCGCTTCGGAAATCAGGTGCCGCGAACTCCCGGCAATGTACAACACGGTGGGGTGGAATTGCATGAATTCCATGTCTCGCATTTCGGCGCCGGCGCGAGCGGCGATCGCGTGTCCGTCGGCCGTGGCGATTTGGGGATTGGTGGTTTCCCGGAACAGGCACCCCGCGCCACCGGTCGCTAGAATCGTCTGTTTAGCCCACACAAACGTTTTACCATGATGCGGATTCCACACCAGCGCCCCGCGGCAAACTCCTTCGTAGGTCAGCAAATCAATCGTAAAGGTTTCGGGCCAACATTGAATTCGTTCCGATTGATTGACCTCGGCAATCATCGCCCGCATGATCTCTTTGCCGGTCGCGTCTCCCAAGGCGTGAGCGATGCGGCGATGGCTGTGCCCGCCTTCGCGCGTCAGTGCCAGTTCGCCATCTTCGAGATCGAATTGCGTTCCCAATTTAATCAACTGCCGAATC from Symmachiella dynata encodes:
- a CDS encoding AI-2E family transporter, producing the protein MPATSPLTDEQKRIVTSCLMVLAAVAIAGVLIFTRSVMVPFVIAIFIVSIVSPIVDYQVIRLKFPRSIAVTVALLLVLAFVSIFSLFVFGAVQRVGTAASNYSSTVEGLGQEFGNNIAEMFGIEERRVTQIINGLAADVAKSIPNMAQRTAGTAVDVLSSGFFVLIFVIFLLAGRNPHVIRKGIYAEIDQKIRAYISTKVALSAFTGIVVWGILEYYELKFAGIFGLLAFMLNFIPSIGSVIATLLPIPVAFVQFRATEDPHPLEWASLLGVILWPGLVQMLVGNVVEPKLMGRGLELHPVTVVLMLAFWGLLWGAIGAILAVPMTAVLRIVLMRFDAGKPIGRLLAGELPGSTLTENA
- a CDS encoding peptide-binding protein, with product MSRLSRFSLGWLFAFTVCSMCLVGCWGGDDDSASTTGDTTATETEAEPEILLHPFDAPPLEELDAKVKWVERPVLDTLELLRLRQANEEVLATTEEALALKNKSKEDNAKILSALGRLPESDSDVDWDASIYRRATGDVKTTNPLLVSSTIEFNVTGLTGFGLFGFDWDFNPLASSDTVKSWHSSEDGKYDKVVMRDDLVWSDGVPITAHDVVFSFQTIMNPKVPVPAQRSGTDQIRWIEAYDDQTLVYFHKEPLATNTWNLNFSVIPKHIYDESLHEDYTLQDSKHHVKHENAPVTGGPYVISDRKPKQEIVLTRREEYYMYKGKQVRPKPYFKEIRFRILEESNTAILALKNGEIEEMELLPELWMTQTDGDDFYKHNTKVTGVEWVSFHFNWNTKTPFFSDKRVRKAMSYAFDHEELLNTLLYGLNTPCLGPFHPDSKMYPKEKLTPYKQDFDKAEDLLEEAGWVDNDGDGIRDKMIGGKLQKFEFTILCATAQERIDMCTLLKENLDQLGIICHVRPLEFPVLMEKMFKHDYQAAFAGWGTGADPDTSSNIWTTNAIKNGRNYGSYANKEIDKLFEEGKREFDPEKRAAIYAKIHKILWEDQPYTWLYYRNSFYGFNKKLRGYSFSPRGPYNYGPGFGSIYKPAMH
- a CDS encoding serine/threonine protein kinase; this translates as MRNYHHCRRAPGDRASRSGRSDAEAAAHDAAARQTAERTLDDTNHAQDEAKTPRKINKPKSKRPAPAMADKPTPKKKKSTQIGDFKLLKRLGKGGMGEVFLAHQVSLDRKVAFKTLSKQLASKKSFIERFYREARSMAKLDHPHVVRGYAVGEADGIHYVAMEFIDGRSLHDWMKKLARIEIGDAVHVAIRCAEALEHAHELNIIHRDIKPDNVLVTKSGIVKVADLGLAKALDDDMSMTQSGTGLGTPYYMPPEQARNAKYVDGRSDIYALGCMLYYCVTGAHPFEGDSTLEIITAKERGIFKSARRVNPAVPERLDLIIDKALAKDPSHRYQTCTDLINDLDSLQMDVETLSFAEEAVVSPSTSRSARHTPRARRSSAPSSQPSPTPSPGAATPKPRERRRPVKPSSSSSMRPVTSGSQKSTSGEWWYVQYRDSQGKKIVSKLRTAQVQQQLKAGNISTRAKGKTSADAAYAPLASFPEFLEIVEQKLIKKRAAQKQEQFNHLYDRIDREERWYRRWRGLRRFRDSLLGGAGLIVYLAIIAAVIAALWFAFPYALAYLRETFPNLFL
- a CDS encoding DUF294 nucleotidyltransferase-like domain-containing protein; translated protein: MPLPHTFAAHRPWSAETTLDLSKHPLLDNAWKNSQRLLQQISDQLRAAALDPRILTVAASGSLGRMEAVAGSDADLIVVLSNEITTDSPQAQQACDSIWEALEALQLPHSRRGGIFSIPTTPAALCNVDARGKIDEDIPTFGKRFQLFCDAQPVYGTVAYEQLLSDVIRWYTAATPGDATIAWWRYLLNDLLRYYRSMCVAAQWDQSHGAGFQRMRNFKHAHSRTVMYAAMLCLLGECSSVQQNPLQQFQAMLRLTPLERLAWSCPSAQEADMAAIATIYARYLEKLDALTFRQSLLDDNLTEAHTAEWTRSGHDLRNALSRFLDEQRQQWDPDFATALWL
- a CDS encoding PHB depolymerase family esterase is translated as MTCFTALATPLRVIVLAGLCGVCLSHLAADEVTLKNGTRFEGRSTPLFGLGTGPRGGKNRGPTTVYNVTMVDTGLARYFVPRTQVAEFVADQMGGQNQVFKLPQHGRSGAVAIQQIGRFLKVTPFDEWGRRQITINAGGKERVVIQAITEISPDYLKLEGMNHRWDSGMATSSLPRKTLAALLEKATKPDDPDHRMAIVRFYLQAQMYRDAKQELVAIEKDFPEFADNVKDVRLQLTQMQAKQLLDELSLRRAAGQHQLVYQSTLKFPSEDVSRSILRDVTEMTADYENKKQQRELFVTKIHELPNDLSNKDHAEAVNKLADSLIAEFNISTMDRLESFFLYAKDGGLPADEQLALAISGMVVGSSYAETDLDRALRLWKARELVMEYLAVLPAEAYRRQEILVELDELEGIDAASIARILPLLPSAVKTPQAVVGAPFEVALPAQEEEPAVNYTVILPPEYHPGQNYPMIVALREQGKTTQQEAEWWAGTAERAGQAQRHGYIVIAPEYAATGAFAHTYSSDSHHSVVEAIYDACRRFQVDSDRIFLSGHGMGGDAAFDIGLSHPDMFAGVIPICGVIRNNCQFYWSNAEHLPLYVIGGELDRDVPNENSGVLMRMMMQGYDLIYVEYIGRGREGFYEEIHKLFTWMALQTRPRTLRDYEMKTMRETDGRFYWFEAQGLPSTISVTDWTNRRRRGKRAMPLKVHISPGNTISISSGAERNTVWLSPDIVDFDSRLRVNMKNRMRYNDFPEADLETMLEDYRRRGDRQQIFWTRLDF
- a CDS encoding ABC transporter permease, whose product is MVSYIIRRLLLGALTLVLITFIIFALIRNMPGDPLTMDLSMVDPSKVISPLEYERMKKSYGLDKPWPQAYVQWVGNLVQGDLGRSLSWKKPVTTVIGEHVAPTLILSISSLLLAYMLSIPMGLVGAVRIGKMDERVMSISLYMLYSFPAFVAALFLQIYLSVKLGWLPLYGMTTTETYDTLDTFGKAKDIMMHALMPIICYTYGSLAYYSRFINANMQEVIRQDYVRTAKAKGVGPSSIVLHHAFRNTLIPLVTMIGMTLPGLLGGAVILERIFQWPGMGQLYFLSLTSRDYPLIMGLTLMFAILTLAGQLLADILYAVVDPRIRLN
- a CDS encoding ABC transporter permease subunit, which gives rise to MSEPTSMPPEIKVSKSVGFWREAWSRFRRRGTSMAAFYFVCFMAFVALFAPAIAGTKPIVCKYKGHIYFPAMGYFKNTWENPVFQKDRFRKRYPVNLKEKDPLSWAIWPLVYQDPFRRIREGEMPGQPENPSRDKGTPNRYNIFGTDTRGVDIFAQMVHGTTIALLVGFVSMGIASTIGITVGALAGYLGGWTDMIVSRLIEVVMCVPTLVLILALIAIIDRPTIWHVMAVIGCTGWTGIARLTRAEFLKLKQTEFVSAARAMGYKPLRIVFRHILPNAMAPVLVPISFGIASAILIEAGLSFLGFGTPPPNPSWGTMLQTGRNNLDMWWMTFYPGMAIFLAVLAYNLIGEGLQHATDPRLRSN